Proteins encoded within one genomic window of Vairimorpha necatrix chromosome 3, complete sequence:
- a CDS encoding cysteine-tRNA ligase (CARS3), with protein MLKIFNSLTKKLEEFKPRDPHNVKIYICGPTVYDHSHIGHARTYVSFDVIRNILEKYYNYNVTFVMNITDIDDKIINKSKEDGVSMSEITTKYTKLFLDDMSLLNVRRPTVLTKVTEYIEKIKEYVQVLVDNKYAYESNGSIYFDVNEYKKNFQYPIFRDESANNSVDEKNLVDKKSHMDFALWKKGSGTDLNDEGRPGWHIECSVMSNDVLGDFIDIHAGGVDLKFPHHENEIAQCQARHQKEPWVVYFMHTGHLNINGLKMSKSLKNFTTIKSILERCTPIQLRILFLHHQWNKDMNYEESQLKFAENVEKKLYNFLMYVESSTDTTSKYTEIDNEVLSFISKTNKIVDESFSNNFDTPSVIKALLELVTFTNTRSGLINIYTLYQVRDFLRRIMDILGISKKEKTRDDDSKKLAELINNFRNDVRKAAKNNDNKKKLFEICDDVRNKLKDIGYIIEDCNLESMIKKL; from the coding sequence ATGTTAAAGATCTTTAACTCTTTGACTAAAAAATTGGAAGAATTTAAACCACGAGATCCACacaatgtaaaaatttacatttgtGGGCCAACTGTCTATGACCACAGTCACATTGGTCATGCCCGTACTTACGTGTCCTTTGATGTGATAAGAAacattttagaaaaatattacaattATAATGTGACATTTGTAATGAATATTACAGATATAgatgataaaataatcaataaaaGTAAAGAAGACGGTGTTTCTATGAGTGAAATTACTACCAAATATACAAAACTGTTTTTAGACGATATGTCTTTACTTAATGTAAGAAGACCTACAGTCTTAACAAAAGTAACTGAATacattgaaaaaattaaagaatatgTTCAAGTCTTGGTAGACAACAAATACGCCTACGAAAGTAACGGgagtatttattttgatgtGAACGAatacaagaaaaattttcaatatccCATTTTTAGAGACGAGTCAGCTAATAATAGCGTCGACGAAAAAAATCTTGTAGATAAGAAATCTCATATGGATTTTGCCTTATGGAAAAAAGGAAGCGGGACAGATTTAAATGACGAAGGCAGACCAGGTTGGCATATCGAATGTAGTGTTATGTCTAATGATGTACTTGGCGATTTTATTGATATTCACGCGGGAGGCgtagatttaaaatttccaCATCATGAAAATGAAATAGCGCAATGTCAAGCTCGGCATCAGAAAGAACCCTGGGTCGTATATTTTATGCATACTGgtcatttaaatattaacgGTCTAAAAATGTCAAAAtctcttaaaaattttacaactataaaatcaattttagAAAGATGCACTCCGATTCAACTTAGAATTCTCTTTTTACATCATCAGTGGAATAAAGATATGAACTACGAAGAGAGtcaattaaaatttgcAGAAAATGTAGAGAAAAagttatataattttttaatgtatgTAGAAAGTAGCACAGATACTACAAGTAAATATACCGAAATAGACAATGAGGTACTAAGTTTTATTAgtaaaacaaacaaaatagTAGATGAatctttttctaataacTTTGATACACCGTCAGTCATAAAGGCTTTATTAGAATTAGTTACATTTACGAATACAAGAAGCGGATTGATAAACATTTACACTCTTTATCAAGTTAGAGATTTCCTAAGGAGAATTATGGATATTTTAGGAATTAGTAAGAAAGAGAAAACTAGAGACGATGATAGTAAAAAGTTAGCCGAACTAATTAACAATTTCAGAAATGATGTAAGAAAGGCAGCGAAAAAcaatgataataaaaagaaattattcgAAATATGTGATGACGTGAGGAATAAACTAAAAGATATTGGATATATAATTGAGGATTGTAATTTAGAGTCAATGattaagaaattataa
- a CDS encoding putative SP-containing protein, with translation MICILNIILCAQNITNSSEINDANGNIRLYYVPLYYSPIELQNRMYHEYNINKENDRNLSNVSETEALRMQASKKCNSQILRNVIKNIKKQLFDCQKKIEQFIETMEQKKPKKIACSKVKLKNKHEKNTHKCYMAIGRLKWNSLYKLINIQLPNIKNKIKNLKLSIKIRNILLEFVKLLDLFLTVYDKKVKINGSYSYDYRIIIHNYNIEIYSLFNYIPILETFDKIKYELTLYKCEDINAQVGLNTILDSIRDKLIALSEKSTLAKETYEKINQIFNSK, from the coding sequence ATGATTTGCATACTAAATATCATCTTATGTGCTCAAAATATCACCAACAGTTCTGAGATAAATGACGCAAATGGTAATATTCGGCTATATTATGTACCTTTATATTACTCACCAATCGAATTACAAAATAGGATGTATCatgaatataatataaataaagaaaacgATCGAAATCTTTCTAACGTTTCGGAAACGGAAGCATTACGTATGCAAGCttcaaaaaaatgcaattcacaaattttaagaaatgtgattaaaaatataaaaaaacaattatttGACTGCCAAAAGAAAATTGAACAATTTATTGAAACAATGGAACagaaaaaaccaaaaaagATCGCATGTTCAAAAGttaagttaaaaaataaacatgaAAAAAACACTCATAAATGTTATATGGCCATCGGGCGACTTAAATGGAattctttatataaattaattaatattcaATTGCCcaatatcaaaaataaaattaaaaacttaaaacTATCTATCAAGATTAGGAACATACTATTAGAATTCGTAAAACTTTTAGACCTTTTTCTAACAGTTTATGATaagaaagtaaaaataaatgggAGCTATTCTTACGACTACAGAATTATAATTCATAATTAcaatatagaaatatattCTTTGTTCAATTATATACCAATATTGGAAACctttgataaaattaaatatgaattGACATTGTATAAATGCGAAGATATTAATGCACAGGTCGGATTAAATACGATTCTTGATTCGATAAGAGATAAATTAATTGCCTTATCTGAAAAGTCGACTTTGGCTAAGGAAActtatgaaaaaatcaatCAGATATTTAATagcaaataa
- a CDS encoding putative conserved TM protein — translation MKNSVQKKLIQQKEKFGLLITIIQQIFITCLFSKIVNSHVKILFNPFSLVQILFKKSTFIFMLSFLIPILLKFYSRSKHINFMCLLFGYTFSSLIFYINFPVKTNILEMADNNIVFIFKKILINLNFTITCVVSLISGLILSFDIRNNILEFAEIEGIFKYYALSTKRMINRILNMWFVNLIFSCGFLISYVLFISFFVNILLMFLRCDLVYNGRIINHMILLYISVLIHLSMTEFFNRLLIYNLSIKDKKFTNFIKDNDLNYVRYVFYRVSNMSYKYNYVLNQICRNKQDLCDLLEYVEKECDNVKNICKNILEEYKILDNKLYMTVPQIKPNGSMLVKKYKNYNFIDKWTSKIIYKLKIYMLKNDFNNSVKYMENINKYINFLLKQRDQFMLLVDLDKRYTYIYKDLIDEIRQVEEQCNIDLKVLI, via the coding sequence ATGAAGAACTCAGTccagaaaaaattaattcaaCAAAAGGAGAAGTTTGGCCTTTTAATTACAATTATACAACAAATCTTTATAACCTGCttatttagtaaaattgtaaattcgcatgtcaaaattttattcaatCCCTTCTCGTTAgttcaaatattatttaaaaagtctactttcatttttatgttatcatttttaattccTATATTATTGAAATTCTATTCGAGATCAAAACACATAAACTTTATGTGTCTTTTATTTGGTTAtacattttcttctttaatattttatattaatttccCAGTCAAGACtaatatattagaaatgGCTGATAATAATAtcgtttttatatttaaaaagatactAATTAATCTTAATTTTACCATCACTTGTGTCGTATCACTCATCTCTggtttaattttatcttttgaTATCAGAAACAATATATTGGAATTTGCGGAAATCGAAGGtatattcaaatattaTGCGCTCAGCACTAAAAGAATGATAAACAGAATCTTGAACATGTGGTTTgtcaatttaatattttcttgtgGCTTCTTAATTTCATATGTCTtatttattagttttttcgtaaatattttgctaATGTTTTTAAGGTGCGATTTGGTTTATAATGGCAGAATAATTAATCatatgatattattatatatttctgtCTTGATACATTTATCTATGACtgagttttttaatagacttctaatatataatttaagtattaaagataaaaaatttacaaattttataaaagataatgATTTAAACTATGTCagatatgttttttatcgtGTTTCTAACATgtcttataaatataactaTGTTTTAAACCAAATATGTAGAAATAAACAAGACTTATGTGATCTATTAGAATATGTAGAAAAAGAGTGCGATAATGTCAAAAacatatgtaaaaatatattagaagaatataaaattcttgATAATAAGTTATATATGACTGTTCCACAAATAAAACCTAATGGAAGTATGttagttaaaaaatataaaaattataattttattgataaatGGACATCCAAGATTATTTATAAgctaaaaatatacatgCTAAAAAATGACTTTAATAACAGTGTCAAATATATGgagaatattaataaatatataaacttTCTACTAAAGCAAAGAGATCAATTTATGTTACTAGTTGATTTAGATAAAAGATAcacatatatttataaagatcTAATTGATGAAATCAGACAGGTAGAAGAACAGTGCAACATTGATCTAAAAGTGCTAATctaa